The Streptomyces halobius genomic interval TCGCATGACCTGCCGCTTTCCTCGACCTGATGTACACGCGCAACCTATCTGGCCAAGTGTGTCCACCTGCCCGTACCAACTCGCCGGCCACTCCCAGGGGTTGTTCGTCCGCAGTTCCCCTCTTCAGGCGCCAACCACCGACGGCCATAGCGAAGTTGGCAACCCGGCTGCAAGAGACGGCAGAATGGCCATCTGCGCGCAGGTTCACGGCCAATGGCTTCCAGGATTCCTGGAACTCGCGCGCTTTGCGCTGCGGCGGGCGTTTGGGGGGTTGTCGCTGGCCGCGTGCCAGGACATTGCGCAGGAGGCCTATTTGCGGGTGGGGTCGAAGGCGGACGCCGGGAAACTGCCGCCGGGGACGAACGTGATGGCGTATCTGCGGCGGACAGCCCGCAATCTCGCCCTGGACTGGTGCCGTGAGCAGCAGCGCGGCAGACGGCTGGTGCTGATGAGCGGCGACGCATTCGATGCTGCGCCAGAGACTCGGGCAGTGGTGGATGGCGGCTCAAGGGTGCTGCAGGAGCTGGTGATCCCGGCGATCGAGGGGATGCCGGAAAGCCTGCGACGAAAGGTGGTGGACCTGCAAAGCCGGGGGCTGAGCGACGTGCAGATCACAACCAAGCTCGGCATACCTGCACATCGTCTCCATAACCTGCGAAATAAGGCAGTTGCGGATCTAAGACGCAATCTTGCTGGGCATATTCGGGACGGGCACCGGAAGAAGCAGCAGCACGGGGAGAGGGACAGGTGAGGGATGTGAGCAGGTACGACCACCGCGACGGGGCGCGGTGCCCGGAGCCCGTGGTCCCCGCCGGGCTCGCGGAACTGCTGGCCCAGCTGGCCGGCCCGCCCGACTTCTGGGACCGGCCGTGTGGAAACTTCGGTCCCCTGACCAACATGTACGCGCTGACCTCCCAGGAACGGTCGCATGCCAACTCGCTGTACCGGCTGGGCTCGAAGGCCCTGGGCCGCAACGAACTGCTGCCGGCCGCAGACTGGCTGGGCGCCGCCGCCGAGGCCGGCCATCCCGGGGCGCTGTTCCGGATGGCCGCCCTGGCCGCACGTGCGGGGGACGCGGGGCGGAGTGAGAACGTGCGGTTCCTTGTTGCGGAGGCTGCACGGCACGGACACGGCGATGCCCGTGCGCTGCTGGAGACGGCAGAGCACGGCACGTCGGCCGACCGCCCCGTCTCCCCGGTGATCGAGGATCCGCAGTTCATCGACGAAGTCCGCACAGGTATGGGCCCAGAACCGCACCAGTCGGCAGCTGCCGACCGGGGCGGCGAAGTCGCGCCAGCCCAACACACCGCGCCAGGCGGACAGGAGGCAGCGCTGCCCCGGCTCGTTCGGGTACC includes:
- a CDS encoding RNA polymerase sigma factor — encoded protein: MAICAQVHGQWLPGFLELARFALRRAFGGLSLAACQDIAQEAYLRVGSKADAGKLPPGTNVMAYLRRTARNLALDWCREQQRGRRLVLMSGDAFDAAPETRAVVDGGSRVLQELVIPAIEGMPESLRRKVVDLQSRGLSDVQITTKLGIPAHRLHNLRNKAVADLRRNLAGHIRDGHRKKQQHGERDR